The following coding sequences lie in one Euhalothece natronophila Z-M001 genomic window:
- a CDS encoding HAD-IA family hydrolase, with the protein MDTQIVIFDFDGTIADTKELVINIINRLAPEFGFVALDETKIAHFQKLTAKEVIKQSRVHWWQLPFLNKRVREEFQKEISNISLIEGMMDVLESLKQNNCHLGIITSNSEDNASQVLREHGFLHCFNFIESSFHLFGKDKVIKRILKDKNIPPERVTYVGDETRDIEAARKSGVRSVAVSWGFNTAEALAKCQPDILIHHPSELLSLIQPICQQRV; encoded by the coding sequence CAGATTGTTATTTTTGATTTTGATGGCACAATTGCCGATACAAAAGAATTAGTAATTAATATTATTAATCGCCTTGCACCAGAATTTGGTTTTGTCGCTTTAGACGAAACAAAAATTGCTCATTTTCAAAAATTAACAGCAAAGGAAGTGATTAAGCAGTCTCGGGTTCATTGGTGGCAATTACCATTTTTAAATAAACGAGTGCGGGAAGAATTTCAAAAAGAAATTAGTAATATCTCTCTAATTGAAGGAATGATGGATGTTTTAGAATCTCTAAAACAAAATAATTGTCACCTTGGCATTATTACCTCTAACTCTGAAGATAATGCTAGCCAGGTGTTAAGGGAACATGGCTTCTTACATTGCTTTAATTTCATTGAAAGCAGCTTTCATCTTTTTGGCAAAGATAAGGTGATTAAACGAATTTTAAAAGATAAAAATATACCTCCTGAGAGGGTTACTTATGTTGGGGATGAAACTCGTGATATTGAAGCCGCCAGAAAAAGCGGGGTTAGATCAGTCGCTGTCAGTTGGGGGTTTAATACGGCTGAGGCTTTAGCCAAGTGTCAACCTGATATTTTAATTCATCATCCTAGTGAGCTATTATCCCTAATACAGCCAATTTGTCAGCAAAGAGTTTAA
- a CDS encoding DUF3119 family protein: MTPTTSSSSSQEATTLAPSYRLPIIIFIIGLGLIFLGNALVFESRILALMGILSGMVIALFSFFLILQAVIIRLKFTETALEVYRSEKMIRRFPYSDWINWKIFWQSAPILFYFKEVNSIHSIPILYDPKSLRDCLEKYCPQQLGS; the protein is encoded by the coding sequence ATGACACCCACAACATCTTCCAGTTCTTCTCAGGAAGCGACAACTTTAGCCCCAAGTTACCGTTTGCCCATTATAATCTTTATTATTGGGCTAGGCTTGATATTCTTGGGTAATGCACTAGTGTTTGAGAGTCGTATTCTCGCATTGATGGGAATCTTATCAGGAATGGTAATCGCTCTCTTCTCTTTCTTCTTAATTTTGCAAGCAGTGATAATTCGTCTAAAGTTTACAGAAACTGCTTTGGAAGTTTATCGCTCGGAAAAGATGATTCGTCGCTTTCCTTATTCTGATTGGATTAATTGGAAAATCTTTTGGCAATCTGCTCCCATCTTATTCTACTTTAAAGAAGTTAACAGCATTCATTCTATTCCTATATTATATGATCCAAAATCGCTCCGAGATTGTCTAGAAAAGTATTGCCCTCAGCAGTTAGGAAGTTGA
- a CDS encoding DUF3086 domain-containing protein encodes MPEDSKFQVSIDQSKRIIHELALLKEEEQGSKKEIKTELEQLKAQKAQLEEEIQALEAEKQERLNRETAEIKDVIAQMVQQGSQDLQDKRQELQQAVEQLERRRDRAQEEMRTTFAGVSQELAVRLQGFKDYLVGSLQDLAVAAEQLDLPSLEATPTESNPPPAETPPEKQAISPQFTQQEWQEEANQIRTLLDQYRTFPDYYGPPWQLRRTFEPIHADRARDWFFSLAGRGAIPTMGSRLQNILVASSIISVLRELYIEQLRVLVLADSPEKLGEWRRGLQDCLGISRSDFGPTRGVILFESPESLVQRADRIIENEDLPLIIIDQSENEVDLSLLQFPLWLAFAKDFQETDNYTF; translated from the coding sequence ATGCCAGAAGATTCCAAGTTTCAAGTGTCAATTGATCAAAGCAAAAGAATTATCCACGAACTTGCCCTACTCAAAGAGGAAGAACAAGGGTCAAAAAAAGAAATAAAAACTGAGTTAGAACAATTAAAGGCTCAAAAAGCTCAGTTAGAAGAAGAGATCCAAGCCTTAGAAGCCGAAAAACAGGAACGACTTAATCGCGAGACGGCAGAAATTAAAGACGTGATCGCGCAAATGGTTCAACAAGGATCACAAGATCTACAGGACAAACGCCAAGAGTTACAGCAAGCAGTTGAGCAGTTAGAACGGCGGCGCGATCGCGCTCAGGAAGAAATGCGAACCACTTTTGCTGGGGTATCTCAAGAGTTAGCGGTACGACTTCAAGGGTTCAAAGACTATCTTGTTGGTAGCTTACAAGACTTAGCAGTGGCTGCCGAACAATTAGATTTACCTAGTCTAGAAGCAACCCCAACCGAATCTAATCCCCCTCCTGCAGAAACTCCTCCTGAAAAGCAAGCAATTTCCCCCCAATTTACGCAACAAGAATGGCAGGAAGAAGCCAACCAAATTCGTACCCTTCTTGACCAGTATCGCACCTTTCCCGACTATTATGGGCCCCCTTGGCAGTTAAGACGGACTTTTGAACCAATACACGCCGATCGCGCTCGGGATTGGTTTTTTAGCCTTGCTGGAAGAGGCGCAATTCCAACTATGGGCAGTCGCTTACAGAATATTCTCGTTGCTTCTTCTATTATTTCCGTTTTGCGAGAACTGTATATTGAGCAATTACGGGTACTAGTGCTAGCTGATTCTCCAGAAAAGCTCGGAGAATGGCGACGAGGGCTACAGGATTGTTTAGGCATTTCTCGGAGTGATTTTGGCCCCACTCGAGGAGTCATTTTATTTGAAAGCCCAGAATCTCTAGTGCAAAGAGCAGATCGCATTATTGAAAATGAAGATTTACCCCTGATTATTATTGATCAAAGTGAAAATGAAGTTGACTTGTCGTTATTACAATTTCCACTCTGGCTAGCGTTTGCTAAAGATTTTCAAGAAACTGATAACTATACCTTTTGA